The Pithys albifrons albifrons isolate INPA30051 chromosome 13, PitAlb_v1, whole genome shotgun sequence genome has a segment encoding these proteins:
- the SLC51B gene encoding organic solute transporter subunit beta, whose amino-acid sequence MNLFWIIPFFLLQGFEAFLIKNARFKLCLQASPINRDLLLEDCNPESEFQDWSWHGDSLVNLGTQSCLSTSGTDRVQISLCVSTGYTSWDCSNSLLSPLSTSQSYLVANRKGVTLGEVTGPKAQWQDAADRSVCEEKSASAGHSRFFPLALTSPQMYEHSAGNATLPLGMDQEQLEELLWFFRREDPSTWNYSVLALSLATFILGLVLLTINIVRNRKRKTMSREAVQTPLQAEVDAKKALIPVQGYSPTEPQTQELVPQDQRAGEVVVQWKDGTVTSLYTDVSEEAI is encoded by the exons ATGAATTTATTCTGGATAATCCCATTTTTCCTGCTGCAAG GCTTTGAAGCTTTTCTTATAAAAAATGCTAGATTCAAGCTGTGTTTACAAGCCAGCCCAATAAACAGAGATTTATTGCTGGAGGACTGTAATCCAGAGTCAGAGTTCCAGGACTGGTCTTGGCACGGTGACTCTTTGGTGAATCTTGGCACGCAGAGCTGCCTCTCCACGTCGGGGACCGACAGAGTGCAGATAAGTCTCTGTGTCAGCACGGGCTATACGAGCTGGGACTGCTCCAACTCACTGCTCTCTCCTCTGAGCACCAGCCAGAGCTACCTGGTGGCAAACAGGAAAGGAGTCACTCTCGGTGAGGTGACAGGCCCCAAGGCACAGTGGCAGGACGCTGCGGACAGGAGCGTGTGCGAGGAGAAATCTG ccagtgctgggcacagcaggttCTTCCCGCTTGCCCTGACCAGCCCACAGATGTATGAGCACTCAGCAGGCAATGCCACCCTTCCCCTGGGCATGGACCAGGaacagctggaggagctgctctggttCTTCCGCAGAGAAGACC CCTCCACATGGAATTACTCTGTCCTTGCACTTTCCCTCGCAACCTTTATTTTGGGTCTTGTTCTTCTGACCATCAACATTGTGCGAAACAG gaaaaggaagacCATGAGCAGAGAAGCAGTGCAAACCCCCCTGCAGGCTGAGGTGGATGCCAAGAAAGCCCTGATACCTGTGCAGGGATACAGCCCAACCGAGCCACAAACACAGGAGCTGGTGCCCCAGGACCAGAGAGCAGGGGAAGTGGTGGTGCAGTGGAAGGATGGGACCGTCACGTCCCTGTACACAGATGTGTCTGAGGAGGCCATATAG
- the RASL12 gene encoding ras-like protein family member 12 isoform X2, which produces MSSMFSKPRTSGERPLQSPLPECNVAILGCRGAGKSALTVKFLTKRFISEYDPNLEDTYASEELVDQQPVLLKVMDTADQDGPGNCERYLCWASAFLVVYSIDDRRSFEGCQRYLEVLALHAQSCQRRCPVLLLGNKLDMEQYRCPQPKGCPSPAGSGASSMRCRRARTSQGCSTCSMRPCGRCGARPSGTCPSGRSSSPRSVPARPWPPPWPCPPTMAWPPAPSTPSPLSTTRRSPRWPRPSWSRSSPRGLRARGRLPRSPC; this is translated from the exons ATGTCCTCGATGTTCAGCAAACCCCGAACCAGCGGCGAGCGCCCGCTCCAGAGCCCCCTCCCCGAGTGCAACGTGGCCATCCTGGGGTGCCGAGGGGCCGGCAAGTCAG ctctgaccGTGAAGTTTCTAACCAAGAGGTTCATCAGTGAATATGATCCCAACTTGG AGGACACCTATGCCTCGGAGGAGCTGGTGGaccagcagcctgtgctgctgaaggTGATGGACACTGCTGACCAG GATGGCCCTGGGAACTGCGAGCGCTACCTGTGCTGGGCCAGTGCCTTCCTCGTCGTCTACAGCATTGATGACAGGAGGAGTTTTGAGGGCTGCCAGCGCTACCTCGAGGTGCTTGCCCTGCATGCACAGAGCTGCCAGCGCCgctgccctgtgctcctgctgggaaACAAGCTGGACATGGAGCAGTACAG GTGCCCTCAGCCGAAGGGATGTCCCTCGCCAGCAGGTTCGGGTGCCTCTTCCATGAGGTGTCGGCGTGCCAGGACTTCCCAGGGGTGCAGCACGTGTTCCATGAGGCCGTGCGGGAGGTGCGGCGCCAGGCCGAGTGGAACCTGCCCGTCCGGCCGCTCTTCATCACCGAGGAGCGTCCCTGCCCGCCCGTGGCCAcctccctggccctgcccacccACCATGGCCTGGCCACCTGCACCTTCAACACCCTCTCCACTGTCAACTACAAGGAGATCCCCTCGGTGGCCCAGGCCAAGCTGGTCACGGTCAAGTCCTCGCGGGCTCAGAGCAAGAGGAAGGCTCCCACGCTCACCTTGCTGA
- the KBTBD13 gene encoding kelch repeat and BTB domain-containing protein 13: protein MTPEEEGSQAGPLERVRIRVEEQSFWVEKTLLVESSEYFRALFRSGMRESTQEEIGLGELSAAGFLAMLRVLAGERPIFGSEETFQAVECAAFLQVKPLAKYLINSINSDNCILLYQAAAIFGLLDLFHCAALYIRDSYAELEEYLDCLSDDLLAYVEALLPSTFVAVGAHTPTFEFLEDLSRTICYLDEETNTWRTLSCLPLSASTFLAGMATMDNKIYIVGGVYGANKQVVESSFCYDADANAWSEFPSPHQLRYDVRLVGHEGFLYAIGGEYEKISLKSVERYDVASSTWTFVSDLPQPSTAAPCAQAMGQIFVCLWQPLDTTVIYEYETQRDEWLPVTELKRHQSYGHCMVAHRDNLYVMRNGPYDDFLRCVIDCFNLTSRQWTALPGQFLNSKGALFTAVVRGDTIYTVNKMLTLLYSVEEETWKQKKERAGFPRSGSLQTFLLRLPRRDHDIAT, encoded by the coding sequence ATGACCCCGGAGGAGGAAGGCTCCCAGGCAGGGCCCCTGGAGCGGGTGCGTATCCGGGTGGAGGAGCAGTCATTCTGGGTGGAGAAGACCCTGCTGGTGGAGAGCAGTGAGTACTTCCGTGCCCTCTTCCGCTCGGGCATGAGGGAGAGCACGCAGGAGGAGATcgggctgggggagctgagcGCGGCTGGGTTCCTTGCCATGCTGCGGGTGCTGGCAGGTGAGAGGCCCATCTTCGGCAGTGAGGAGACCTTCCAGGCAGTGGAGTGTGCTGCCTTCCTGCAGGTGAAGCCCCTGGCGAAGTACTTGATCAACTCCATCAACTCTGACAACTGCATCCTGCTGTACCAAGCCGCTGCCATATTCGGCCTCCTGGATCTCTTCCACTGCGCCGCGCTGTACATCAGGGACAGCTACGCCGAGCTGGAGGAGTACCTGGACTGCCTCTCCGATGACCTGCTGGCCTACGTGGAAGCCCTCCTACCCAGCACCTTTGTGGCAGTGGGAGCCCACACGCCCACCTTTGAGTTCTTGGAGGACCTCTCCAGGACCATCTGCTATCTGGATGAGGAGACCAACACATGGAGGACCCTCTCCTGCCTGCCACTGAGCGCCAGCACATTCCTAGCCGGCATGGCAACCATGGATAATAAGATCTACATCGTGGGTGGTGTCTACGGGGCCAACAAGCAGGTGGTGGAAAGCAGCTTCTGCTATGACGCTGACGCCAACGCCTGGAGTGAGTTCCCCAGCCCTCACCAGCTGCGCTACGACGTCAGGCTGGTGGGCCACGAGGGCTTCCTCTACGCCATTGGGGGGGAATATGAGAAGATCTCACTCAAGTCTGTGGAGAGGTACGACGTGGCCTCCAGCACCTGGACATTCGTCTCTGacctgccacagccaagcacGGCGGCGCCCTGTGCCCAAGCCATGGGGCAGATCTTCGTTTGCTTGTGGCAGCCACTGGACACCACAGTCATCTATGAGTATGAGACCCAGAGGGACGAGTGGCTTCCTGTCACCGAGCTCAAGCGGCACCAGAGCTACGGGCACTGCATGGTGGCCCACCGTGACAACCTCTATGTCATGCGCAACGGCCCCTACGATGACTTCCTGCGTTGTGTCATCGACTGCTTCAACCTGACATCGCGGCAGTGgacagccctgcctgggcagtTCCTGAACAGCAAGGGAGCCCTGTTCACTGCTGTGGTCAGAGGAGACACCATCTACACTGTCAACAAGATGCTGACACTGCTCTACTCTGTGGAAGAGGAGACCTGGAAGCAGAAGAAGGAGCGGGCAGGTTTCCCGCGCAGTGGCTCCTTGCAGACCTTCCTCCTGAGGCTGCCAAGACGTGACCATGACATCGCGACGTAG
- the UBAP1L gene encoding ubiquitin-associated protein 1-like isoform X1, whose product MSSSDAARTQAAAMSYLDEVPFRMAVSLDGDSGGEIPLITAPDIELPDCTDILMSTMHDFSLERKVLYWVEVASQQQTCRHRVTSEVVPTAPPCWLLLVDPADSYGGRARDGPVRRSISLSAADSSYGLCRGRGALSDTDSETWHSEEGECADDEYSSTSWEENDKDEKLLSRRRSSGRSVASRPGFYQTRPKTSPGLLEPSPENNVHSPASPDPSKQRRSMVIFNNMKNELEAARRKLAALVHPLNRAATGGRGIPVPRLLPPCPGTNRSVKYGPASDVSQLGTLVPTPPAMAAPIPPIKQHKPTVPSLSPYSCLPPAATPGRPLSSLRSQSDSSADLLSALSQEERDLIEPVIALGYPTHKAILTLQKTGRQSLSQFLSYLGACDRLLKQGYEEGQVEEAMEMFQYSEKKAAEFLRLLAQFNDMGFQQNEIKEVLLLCGNQRERALEELVMKTH is encoded by the exons ATGAGTTCATCTGACG cAGCAAGAACTCAGGCAGCAGCCATGAGTTACCTGGATGAAGTTCCCTTCCGGATGGCTGTGAGCCTTGATGGGGACTCGGGAGGAGAAATCCCTTTGATCACCGCCCCAGACATCGAACTCCCCGACTGCACCGACATCCTCATGAGCACCATG CACGACTTCTCACTGGAGAGGAAAGTGCTTTACTGGGTGGAGGTGGCCTCTCAGCAGCAAACCTGCCGGCATCGGGTCACCTCCGAAGTGGTGCCCACGGCCCCGCcgtgctggctgctgctggtggaCCCCGCCGACAGCTACGGGGGCCGCGCGCGCGACGGGCCGGTGCGGCGCTCCATCAGCCTGAGTGCTGCCGACAGCTCCTAcgggctctgcaggggcaggggcgCCCTGTCCGACACCGACAGCGAGACCTGGCACTCCGAGGAGGGCGAGTGCGCGGACGATGAGTACTCCTCGACGTCCTGGGAGGAGAATGACAAGGATGAAAAGCTCCTCtccaggaggagaagctctggGAGAAGCGTGGCTTCACGTCCTGGCTTTTACCAGACCCGACCAAAGACATCGCCTGGCTTGCTGGAGCCCTCACCAGAGAACAATGTccacagcccagccagcccGGACCCCAGCAAGCAGAGAAGATCTATGGTGATATTTAACAACATGAAGAACGAGCTGGAAGCAGCCAGGAGGAAGCTGGCCGCGTTGGTGCATCCTTTGAACAGAGCTGCCACGGGGGGCAGGGGGATCCCAGTGCCACGGCTGCTCCCACCATGTCCCGGCACCAACCGCAGTGTCAAGTACGGGCCAGCCTCGGATGTGTCCCAGCTGGGGACCTTGGTGCCAACTCCTCCAGCCATGGCTGCGCCGATCCCACCCATCAAGCAGCATAAACCCACAGTGCCG TCCCTCAGCCCCTACTCCTGCCTTCCCCCTGCTGCCACTCCTGGACGacccctcagctccctcagatCCCAGTCGGATTCCTCAGCTGACCTGCTCTCAGCGCTGAGCCAAGAGGAGCGAGACCTCATCGAGCCTGTCATTGCCCTGGGCTACCCCACCCACAAAGCCATCCTCACCCTCCAGAAGACTGGAAGGCAAAGTTTAAGTCAG TTCCTGAGCTACCTCGGTGCCTGTGACCGGCTGCTGAAGCAGGGCTACGAGGAAGGGCAGGTGGAGGAGGCCATGGAAATGTTCCAGTACTCAGAGAAAAAG gCAGCTGAATTCTTGCGTCTGTTGGCTCAGTTTAATGATATGGGTTTCcagcaaaatgaaatcaaaGAAGTTCTTTTGCTTTGTGGGAATCAGAGGGAGAGGGCACTGGAAGAGCTCGTGATGAAAACCCACTGA
- the UBAP1L gene encoding ubiquitin-associated protein 1-like isoform X3, producing the protein MSYLDEVPFRMAVSLDGDSGGEIPLITAPDIELPDCTDILMSTMHDFSLERKVLYWVEVASQQQTCRHRVTSEVVPTAPPCWLLLVDPADSYGGRARDGPVRRSISLSAADSSYGLCRGRGALSDTDSETWHSEEGECADDEYSSTSWEENDKDEKLLSRRRSSGRSVASRPGFYQTRPKTSPGLLEPSPENNVHSPASPDPSKQRRSMVIFNNMKNELEAARRKLAALVHPLNRAATGGRGIPVPRLLPPCPGTNRSVKYGPASDVSQLGTLVPTPPAMAAPIPPIKQHKPTVPSLSPYSCLPPAATPGRPLSSLRSQSDSSADLLSALSQEERDLIEPVIALGYPTHKAILTLQKTGRQSLSQFLSYLGACDRLLKQGYEEGQVEEAMEMFQYSEKKAAEFLRLLAQFNDMGFQQNEIKEVLLLCGNQRERALEELVMKTH; encoded by the exons ATGAGTTACCTGGATGAAGTTCCCTTCCGGATGGCTGTGAGCCTTGATGGGGACTCGGGAGGAGAAATCCCTTTGATCACCGCCCCAGACATCGAACTCCCCGACTGCACCGACATCCTCATGAGCACCATG CACGACTTCTCACTGGAGAGGAAAGTGCTTTACTGGGTGGAGGTGGCCTCTCAGCAGCAAACCTGCCGGCATCGGGTCACCTCCGAAGTGGTGCCCACGGCCCCGCcgtgctggctgctgctggtggaCCCCGCCGACAGCTACGGGGGCCGCGCGCGCGACGGGCCGGTGCGGCGCTCCATCAGCCTGAGTGCTGCCGACAGCTCCTAcgggctctgcaggggcaggggcgCCCTGTCCGACACCGACAGCGAGACCTGGCACTCCGAGGAGGGCGAGTGCGCGGACGATGAGTACTCCTCGACGTCCTGGGAGGAGAATGACAAGGATGAAAAGCTCCTCtccaggaggagaagctctggGAGAAGCGTGGCTTCACGTCCTGGCTTTTACCAGACCCGACCAAAGACATCGCCTGGCTTGCTGGAGCCCTCACCAGAGAACAATGTccacagcccagccagcccGGACCCCAGCAAGCAGAGAAGATCTATGGTGATATTTAACAACATGAAGAACGAGCTGGAAGCAGCCAGGAGGAAGCTGGCCGCGTTGGTGCATCCTTTGAACAGAGCTGCCACGGGGGGCAGGGGGATCCCAGTGCCACGGCTGCTCCCACCATGTCCCGGCACCAACCGCAGTGTCAAGTACGGGCCAGCCTCGGATGTGTCCCAGCTGGGGACCTTGGTGCCAACTCCTCCAGCCATGGCTGCGCCGATCCCACCCATCAAGCAGCATAAACCCACAGTGCCG TCCCTCAGCCCCTACTCCTGCCTTCCCCCTGCTGCCACTCCTGGACGacccctcagctccctcagatCCCAGTCGGATTCCTCAGCTGACCTGCTCTCAGCGCTGAGCCAAGAGGAGCGAGACCTCATCGAGCCTGTCATTGCCCTGGGCTACCCCACCCACAAAGCCATCCTCACCCTCCAGAAGACTGGAAGGCAAAGTTTAAGTCAG TTCCTGAGCTACCTCGGTGCCTGTGACCGGCTGCTGAAGCAGGGCTACGAGGAAGGGCAGGTGGAGGAGGCCATGGAAATGTTCCAGTACTCAGAGAAAAAG gCAGCTGAATTCTTGCGTCTGTTGGCTCAGTTTAATGATATGGGTTTCcagcaaaatgaaatcaaaGAAGTTCTTTTGCTTTGTGGGAATCAGAGGGAGAGGGCACTGGAAGAGCTCGTGATGAAAACCCACTGA
- the RASL12 gene encoding ras-like protein family member 12 isoform X1 codes for MSSMFSKPRTSGERPLQSPLPECNVAILGCRGAGKSALTVKFLTKRFISEYDPNLEDTYASEELVDQQPVLLKVMDTADQDGPGNCERYLCWASAFLVVYSIDDRRSFEGCQRYLEVLALHAQSCQRRCPVLLLGNKLDMEQYRQVPSAEGMSLASRFGCLFHEVSACQDFPGVQHVFHEAVREVRRQAEWNLPVRPLFITEERPCPPVATSLALPTHHGLATCTFNTLSTVNYKEIPSVAQAKLVTVKSSRAQSKRKAPTLTLLKGFKIF; via the exons ATGTCCTCGATGTTCAGCAAACCCCGAACCAGCGGCGAGCGCCCGCTCCAGAGCCCCCTCCCCGAGTGCAACGTGGCCATCCTGGGGTGCCGAGGGGCCGGCAAGTCAG ctctgaccGTGAAGTTTCTAACCAAGAGGTTCATCAGTGAATATGATCCCAACTTGG AGGACACCTATGCCTCGGAGGAGCTGGTGGaccagcagcctgtgctgctgaaggTGATGGACACTGCTGACCAG GATGGCCCTGGGAACTGCGAGCGCTACCTGTGCTGGGCCAGTGCCTTCCTCGTCGTCTACAGCATTGATGACAGGAGGAGTTTTGAGGGCTGCCAGCGCTACCTCGAGGTGCTTGCCCTGCATGCACAGAGCTGCCAGCGCCgctgccctgtgctcctgctgggaaACAAGCTGGACATGGAGCAGTACAG GCAGGTGCCCTCAGCCGAAGGGATGTCCCTCGCCAGCAGGTTCGGGTGCCTCTTCCATGAGGTGTCGGCGTGCCAGGACTTCCCAGGGGTGCAGCACGTGTTCCATGAGGCCGTGCGGGAGGTGCGGCGCCAGGCCGAGTGGAACCTGCCCGTCCGGCCGCTCTTCATCACCGAGGAGCGTCCCTGCCCGCCCGTGGCCAcctccctggccctgcccacccACCATGGCCTGGCCACCTGCACCTTCAACACCCTCTCCACTGTCAACTACAAGGAGATCCCCTCGGTGGCCCAGGCCAAGCTGGTCACGGTCAAGTCCTCGCGGGCTCAGAGCAAGAGGAAGGCTCCCACGCTCACCTTGCTGAAAGGCTTCAAGATATTTTAG
- the UBAP1L gene encoding ubiquitin-associated protein 1-like isoform X2, giving the protein MSSSDARTQAAAMSYLDEVPFRMAVSLDGDSGGEIPLITAPDIELPDCTDILMSTMHDFSLERKVLYWVEVASQQQTCRHRVTSEVVPTAPPCWLLLVDPADSYGGRARDGPVRRSISLSAADSSYGLCRGRGALSDTDSETWHSEEGECADDEYSSTSWEENDKDEKLLSRRRSSGRSVASRPGFYQTRPKTSPGLLEPSPENNVHSPASPDPSKQRRSMVIFNNMKNELEAARRKLAALVHPLNRAATGGRGIPVPRLLPPCPGTNRSVKYGPASDVSQLGTLVPTPPAMAAPIPPIKQHKPTVPSLSPYSCLPPAATPGRPLSSLRSQSDSSADLLSALSQEERDLIEPVIALGYPTHKAILTLQKTGRQSLSQFLSYLGACDRLLKQGYEEGQVEEAMEMFQYSEKKAAEFLRLLAQFNDMGFQQNEIKEVLLLCGNQRERALEELVMKTH; this is encoded by the exons ATGAGTTCATCTGACG CAAGAACTCAGGCAGCAGCCATGAGTTACCTGGATGAAGTTCCCTTCCGGATGGCTGTGAGCCTTGATGGGGACTCGGGAGGAGAAATCCCTTTGATCACCGCCCCAGACATCGAACTCCCCGACTGCACCGACATCCTCATGAGCACCATG CACGACTTCTCACTGGAGAGGAAAGTGCTTTACTGGGTGGAGGTGGCCTCTCAGCAGCAAACCTGCCGGCATCGGGTCACCTCCGAAGTGGTGCCCACGGCCCCGCcgtgctggctgctgctggtggaCCCCGCCGACAGCTACGGGGGCCGCGCGCGCGACGGGCCGGTGCGGCGCTCCATCAGCCTGAGTGCTGCCGACAGCTCCTAcgggctctgcaggggcaggggcgCCCTGTCCGACACCGACAGCGAGACCTGGCACTCCGAGGAGGGCGAGTGCGCGGACGATGAGTACTCCTCGACGTCCTGGGAGGAGAATGACAAGGATGAAAAGCTCCTCtccaggaggagaagctctggGAGAAGCGTGGCTTCACGTCCTGGCTTTTACCAGACCCGACCAAAGACATCGCCTGGCTTGCTGGAGCCCTCACCAGAGAACAATGTccacagcccagccagcccGGACCCCAGCAAGCAGAGAAGATCTATGGTGATATTTAACAACATGAAGAACGAGCTGGAAGCAGCCAGGAGGAAGCTGGCCGCGTTGGTGCATCCTTTGAACAGAGCTGCCACGGGGGGCAGGGGGATCCCAGTGCCACGGCTGCTCCCACCATGTCCCGGCACCAACCGCAGTGTCAAGTACGGGCCAGCCTCGGATGTGTCCCAGCTGGGGACCTTGGTGCCAACTCCTCCAGCCATGGCTGCGCCGATCCCACCCATCAAGCAGCATAAACCCACAGTGCCG TCCCTCAGCCCCTACTCCTGCCTTCCCCCTGCTGCCACTCCTGGACGacccctcagctccctcagatCCCAGTCGGATTCCTCAGCTGACCTGCTCTCAGCGCTGAGCCAAGAGGAGCGAGACCTCATCGAGCCTGTCATTGCCCTGGGCTACCCCACCCACAAAGCCATCCTCACCCTCCAGAAGACTGGAAGGCAAAGTTTAAGTCAG TTCCTGAGCTACCTCGGTGCCTGTGACCGGCTGCTGAAGCAGGGCTACGAGGAAGGGCAGGTGGAGGAGGCCATGGAAATGTTCCAGTACTCAGAGAAAAAG gCAGCTGAATTCTTGCGTCTGTTGGCTCAGTTTAATGATATGGGTTTCcagcaaaatgaaatcaaaGAAGTTCTTTTGCTTTGTGGGAATCAGAGGGAGAGGGCACTGGAAGAGCTCGTGATGAAAACCCACTGA
- the RASL12 gene encoding ras-like protein family member 12 isoform X3 — MSSMFSKPRTSGERPLQSPLPECNVAILGCRGAGKSALTVKFLTKRFISEYDPNLEDTYASEELVDQQPVLLKVMDTADQDGPGNCERYLCWASAFLVVYSIDDRRSFEGCQRYLEVLALHAQSCQRRCPVLLLGNKLDMEQYRFGCLFHEVSACQDFPGVQHVFHEAVREVRRQAEWNLPVRPLFITEERPCPPVATSLALPTHHGLATCTFNTLSTVNYKEIPSVAQAKLVTVKSSRAQSKRKAPTLTLLKGFKIF, encoded by the exons ATGTCCTCGATGTTCAGCAAACCCCGAACCAGCGGCGAGCGCCCGCTCCAGAGCCCCCTCCCCGAGTGCAACGTGGCCATCCTGGGGTGCCGAGGGGCCGGCAAGTCAG ctctgaccGTGAAGTTTCTAACCAAGAGGTTCATCAGTGAATATGATCCCAACTTGG AGGACACCTATGCCTCGGAGGAGCTGGTGGaccagcagcctgtgctgctgaaggTGATGGACACTGCTGACCAG GATGGCCCTGGGAACTGCGAGCGCTACCTGTGCTGGGCCAGTGCCTTCCTCGTCGTCTACAGCATTGATGACAGGAGGAGTTTTGAGGGCTGCCAGCGCTACCTCGAGGTGCTTGCCCTGCATGCACAGAGCTGCCAGCGCCgctgccctgtgctcctgctgggaaACAAGCTGGACATGGAGCAGTACAG GTTCGGGTGCCTCTTCCATGAGGTGTCGGCGTGCCAGGACTTCCCAGGGGTGCAGCACGTGTTCCATGAGGCCGTGCGGGAGGTGCGGCGCCAGGCCGAGTGGAACCTGCCCGTCCGGCCGCTCTTCATCACCGAGGAGCGTCCCTGCCCGCCCGTGGCCAcctccctggccctgcccacccACCATGGCCTGGCCACCTGCACCTTCAACACCCTCTCCACTGTCAACTACAAGGAGATCCCCTCGGTGGCCCAGGCCAAGCTGGTCACGGTCAAGTCCTCGCGGGCTCAGAGCAAGAGGAAGGCTCCCACGCTCACCTTGCTGAAAGGCTTCAAGATATTTTAG